The genomic window GCAGAACTTAGCAAGTTCTAACCGGTTGGTAGTGTTACGACGGTTCTTAGTTGTTGTATACCGTGAAACACCAGGGGATCTTTTGTCTGGATTTGTCCGACACTCAGTGCATTCTAGTGTCACTATGATGCGGACACCTTTACTTTTAGCCATAATCTTACAAACAATAAAGCCTGAAGAGAA from Nostoc sp. UHCC 0870 includes these protein-coding regions:
- the rpmG gene encoding 50S ribosomal protein L33, whose product is MAKSKGVRIIVTLECTECRTNPDKRSPGVSRYTTTKNRRNTTNRLELAKFCTHCNKHTVHKEIK